The sequence AGACTCCGCGAAGTGGTTCTACGAGGTTTCGTTTCTTCTTGGTTTGGGATCTGATTTGATTATGCCGTTGGGGGCGTCGGCGCGTGAATCTGCGGTGCAGGAAAGGTGCACGGATCGCTAGCGCGCGCGGGGAAGGTGCGCGGGCAGACGCCCAAGGTGGCGAAgcaggacaagaagaagaagccccGGGGCCACGCCTACAAGCGCATGCAGTACAACCGCCGCTTCGTCACCGCCGTCGTCGGCTTCGGCAAGAAGCGCGGGCCCAACTCCTCCGAGAAGTAGATCGCCGGCAGGTGCGCATGAGGGCATCAGGATTGTGATGTTCTCTTATGGGTTCAGGATGATGTATGGATGAGGAAAAGAAACTTGAGATTGCATTTTGGTTGATGCTGATGGATGTTATGTGCCTACTTGAATCCTCTTTATTATCATTTCCAGTAATATTATTGTTACCCTGTGCATTTCTCTCAAATATCTGTTTCTGCTTGGAGCCTAGGACATAATGAGGTGGTGTTGTGGGGTTCTTCTGGGTTTTAGTGTACTATGTAGAATTCCGACATCGTGTCTATTTTTCTTTGCTAAAGGGGTATTTCCATGGGTTTGCCGGCCAAACGGTACTTCGAACTTGGAATGAGCATGAAGAGATTAACGAGACTTCTTTCTCTTTTGAGTTTTTCTGGCGGACCGGTCGCGGGCACGCTTGAAACTCTTAACAGTTATGTGTGCTGAATTAATCGTtagaattgcaaaaaaaaaatgataagCTGTGGAGTATAGTATAATAATGAGTATGGTGATGTTATTATATGCCTACGAGCACTTGCTACATGGTGTAAGGAATGCCTAGTTTTTCAAGTGCTTTTTTTAGTGTTTTGGTATCTTGGATCTGCTTGGGTGTtctatttgaattttcaaagcaaattaTGTGACTGATGGCTTGAGGGATTTAGGTTCTTAGTTGCTCATTTGCTAGTTATTCTCGAACTCAAAGGACTCCTATTATACAAGTTAATGCCTCTTTGAACTTCCATATTCCGAAGGTTTCCTTGTATCATCAGAACTGTTGGGAtcgatgcatacccaaagataAAGATGTTCTTTAGTTTTTCTGATGGGGTGTCAATTGGAGTGGTTGCACTTGAGCAATGCCTTAGTTTAATGCATACTGAAGGCGCCATAAACAAGACAACAAAcaatctgctacaacattgacTATGCATTTGCTTTTATGATAATGCTGCTATGGTATTTTGTGTGTTATGGGAAGTTAGGCAACCACGTCATGCGCCCTTAGGTCATTTAAATGGAACTTGTAATTTCATTTTATTTGCTTTTGTGTGAGTAGTTTCTCAGATTAAGTTGGCTTAAACCATACTTGTCGTACTGAAGCGCACGCCATAAAGAGTGGTGTATTGTCATCTTTGGTATTTGTTGAACAAGACTTAAGCTTGTTATAACTGTCTTTCAAGAGTTtgaggtttggattttggatcCAATATTGATTTTTCGTTTCTTTTCTCCAATCTACACCAGAATAACATGATTGTTGAGAAAATGGCTCCTAAATTATTGTTCTGAGCCCGAGATATGTATTTATAGTGTTTGGAGTTCATAATTGTTGATATTGTTTTGTTCCGCTTCAGATTGTCATCATATTTCCTATCTTGTGGGTATGACCTAGTGTTGTCTAGTACTATTTTCATGTCACTATGGCTATTGGTCGTCTTGTTCAGGCTATTGTTCAGTGAGATGCTTTGCTTTCCCTGCATATTTATACCCACCTGGGATTCTATTATCGAATATTGATCTATGGAGGTGACATTAACTTGTATGTATCTGCTCATCCATGTACCTTGGCATAGTGCAAGCGTATGTGTTTGAGAAAGAAAACATAGCACCTGTCACCCCATATCTATCAGGCTAAAATCTAAATAAAGTTAAAATGAAGATAAATGTATTTCCTGAATAGCTTGTTAtcttgttgaggtggatggtaGATTTTACACTGCCAGATTTTAGTAAATTGGATTCCAGTTCCTGCCATAACCATTTGCCTTGGAAGGGGGATTTTTCGAGCCGTTGGATTTGTTAGTTTTGTCACTCTTGTTTGCTTCTGGTTACAGGGAGAAACTAAGTGTCATCTTAAAAGCGAAATTGCATTGGCTGGCTGTATTCTGTTATGCCGGACGGTGCTATGTTCTTGTACGCAGCAAGTTGTTTCTGTTGCTTCGCGGATGGCAGATCTGTTTCTTCAAAAGCATAAGCTGGAACAGATTGTCGTCTAAGGGCTGTGTCCCATCCTCGGACTGTGTCGGGCAGGCCCGCGGAGGCATGCCGAAAGAGGTTCCAGTTGAGTATCGTAGGatatgtttttcaaaaaaagagtATCGTAGGATTCAAAGGACTCCTATTATTGTACAAGTTAATGCCTCTTTGAACTTTCATAATATGTTACCATATTTCGAAGGTTTCCTTGTACCGTCAGAACTTTTGGGGTGCATACCCAAAGATAAATATGCTCTTTAGTTTTTTTGATTGAGTGTCAATTGGAATGGTTGTACTTGAGCAATGCCTTTTAGTTTAACGCATACTGAAGGCGCCATAAACAAGACCTTTGCAAACAATGTGCTACAACATTGACTGTACATTTGCTTTTACGATAATGCTGCTATGATATTTTGTATGTTATGGGAAATTAGGCAACCACCCCATGCACCCTTAGGTCATTTAAATGGTGCttgtaattttattttattgcttTTGTATGAGTAGTTTCTCAGATTAAGTCGGGCTTAAACCATACTTGTCGTACTGAAGCGCACACCATAAAGAGTGGTGTATTGTCATCTTTGGTATTTGTTGAACAAGACTTAAGCTTGTTTACTGCCTTTCAAGGGTTTGAGGTTTAGATTTGGATCTaagattgatttttttttcttttcttttctctagaGTCTACACTAGGATAAAATGGTTGTTGAGAAAATGGCTCCTAAATTATTGTTCTGAGCCCTAGATATGTATTTATAGTGTTTGAAGTGCATAATTGTTGATATTGTTTGGTTCGACTTCAGATTGTCCACATATTTCCTATCTTGTGGGTATGACCTAGTGTTGTCTATGCCTATTGGTCGTCTTGTTCAGGCTATTGTTCAGTGAGATGCTTTGCTTTCCCTGCTTATTTATATCCACCTGAGATTCTATTATCGAATATTGATCTTTGGAGGTGGCATTAACTTGTATGTATCTATCTGTTCATTCGTTTACCTTGGTATAGTGCAGCGGTACGTGTTTGAGAAAACATAGCACCTGGTATCCATTGGGCTAAAAGGCTAAAAGCTAAATAAAGTTGCAATGAAGATATTGTCTGGGATCCAATTTACTAAATGTATTTCTTGAATAGCGTGTTAtcttgttgaggtggatggttGGTTTTACAGTGCCAGATTTTAGTAAATTGGATTCCAGTTCCTGCCATAACCATTTGCCTTGGAAGGGGCATTTTTTGAGCCGTTGGATTTGTTAGTTTTGTCACTCTTTGTTAGGGTTCAGCACAAGAACTAGGGAGATTTCATATAGTTTGGGGATAAATCAGCAAGAACAGAGTTACAGCAGGGACGAAGAAGACGGGGAAGAACAGGATAATGAATTGTTCACCGCATAACTGCCTCCTCCACGAGTCTCTTTGCACCCTTATACCCGGGTGGACAGAGTTACAAACACAATACATGGGCCTGGCCCAGCCTACTGTAGTACTACTCACTATGGCGGCCCATATGACCCGTGACATTGCCCCCTCCTCGAGATCCAGCTTGTCCCCAAGCTGGAGCAACTGGGAATCGTCGATGACATTCATGATACTCTTCCCAAGTGGCCAATGTTGCCGGGAGATCAGACCAGTGGATCAACAGTTTGGTAACCAAAGAAGAACCGTGCTCAACAATCTTGGAGTCAATGACAGCTATAGGCACAAGCTCAGCGGATGGATCAAGAGGAACAGCGGAGAGGTCAGAGCTGACTTGTACCTGGGAGCTGATGTGCTTCTTGAGTTGTGAGACATGAACCACATGATGGATCTTGGCGTCAGCAGGAAGATCCAATTTGTAAGCCACCGTACCCACTTTCTGCAGAATTCGATAGGGGCCAAAGAATCTGAAGGAAAGTTTGTGGTTGAGACGGATTGCCATAGATGATTGAATGAAGGGCTGCAACTTCAGATACACTAGGTCACCAACTTCAAAGTGCCGTTCAGAATGCCCTTTATCAGCTTGTGATTTCATCCGCTGTTGGGCTCGCAGGAGTTGCTGTTGTATGAGGTCAATCAGTAAGTTCCTCTCCTTCAGCCAGTTGTCCAAATCCGGTACAGAGCATGCATCCAGATTAGCAATGCCGAAGTGGCGTGGAGGGTGACCATAAAGAACTTCAAATGGTGATCGCTGCAGAGCAGAATGAAAGGAAGTGTTGTACCAAAATTCTGCTAGTGGCAGCCATTTAAACCACTGCTTTGGACAGGAATGGATTGAACACCGTAAAAAGGTTTCCAAGCACTGATTGAGTCGCTCAGTTTGTCCATCTGTTTGGAGGTGATATGCTGAACTCATGAGGAGTTGTGTGTCAGTCAGCTTGAAAAGTTCCTGCCATACTTTGCTGGTGAAGACTTTGTCTCTATCTGAAACTATTGACACAGGAAGGCCATGGAGTTTGTATATGTTTGCCATATAAGCTTGAGCCACTTGTAATGCAGTGAAGGGATGTGATAATGCAATGAAGTGCCCATACTTAGAGAACTTGTCAATGACAACTAGGATCACATCATGCTTATAGAAAACTAGAAGCCCTTCAATGAAATCCATGCACACTACTGACCAGAGAGTGCTTGGGACTAGCAGGGGTTGCAGAAGGCCAGGTTGTTTGACATGTTCTACCTTAGCCTGCTCACAGACAGAGCACTGCTGAATATAACTTCTGATTGTGTCCTTCATTTTTGGCCAAGCAAAAAGGGCCTTAATTCTGTGGTAGGTGGCATGAAAGCCAGAATGCCCACCAATTCCACTGGAATGCATTGCCTGAGTGACATGTTGTTGAGCTAATTTGTTATTCCCAACCCACACCCTGCCATTGAACCTGATGAGTCCATTGTTAAAGGAGAATCCTTTACTGTTGGGGGAAGAGACAGTCAATTCAGCTAGCAACTGTTGATCCTCTAAATCATCCTGATAGCCACTGATCAAATTTTCTTGCCAAGTAGGTATGCAAGAGGATACTGCTGCAACAGTCATAGGAGTGGGGAGTCTAGACAGAGCATCAGTGGCAGTATTGGCATTGCCCTTTTTATACACAATCCTGTGGTTGAGATCCATTAGCTTCAGCATAACCTTGTGTTGTAATTTTGTGTGGGCTCGTTGCTCAGTGAGGTACAACAAGCTTCTGTGATCTGTCCTGATGAGGAATTCTTTGTGCTGCAAATATGGGCGTCATTTCTCAACTGCCATTAGAATGGCCATACATTCCTTCTCATAAGTTGAGAGTGCTTGGTTTCTGGGACAGAGAGGTTTACTGAGATATGCCGCTGGGTGGCCTTCTTGCATTAACACAGCACCCAATCCATAGTCACATGCATCAGTTTCTAAAACAAAAGTTTTGCTGAAGTCTGGAATTGCTAGGACATGAGCTTCCATCAAAGCTTGTTTCAGTAGCTGAAATGCCTCTTCAGTGGAACAAGTCCAGATGAAGGGTGTTCCTTTCTTTAGCAGATTTGTTAGTGGTCTACAAATCATTCCATAGTGTTTGATGAACTTCCTGTAGTAGCCTGTTAATCCCAGAAATCCTCTGAGCTCTCTAAGATTCTTAGGCAAGGGTCATTGCTGAACTGCCACAATCTTGGATGTTCAGTGGAGACACCCTGAGCAGAAATACAATGCCCCAAATATTCAATGGACTGCTGTGCAAATGAACACTTAGATAATTTGAGGAAGAACTGATGCTCCTGAATGATGTTGAATACTTTGTTCAACAGCTGAATGTGTTCTTCCAAGCTGTGGGAGTAAACTAGAATATCATCCATAAACACTAGTACTCCTTGTCTTAACACAGATGTAAAAATTGTGTTCATGACACTTTGAAATGTAGCTGGAGTATTAGTGAGGCCAAATGGCATTACCAGAAACTCATATAGCCCACTATGAGTCATGAAGACTGTCTTATGTTCATCACCTTTGGTTACCCTGATTTGATGATATCCAGAGCGAAAATCCAGCTTAGAGAACCACTGGGCACCTGCCAACTCATCAATAAGCTCATCCACTACTGGCAAAGGGTGTTTATTCTTGACAGTGATGCTATTCAAGTGACTGTAGTCCACACAAAATCTCCAAGCTCCATCTTTTTTCTTTACCAACAGCACTGGAGAAGCATAAGGGCTAGCACTTGGCCTGATCACCCCATGTTTCAGCATCTCTTGCAGTTGTTTCTCGATCTCAGTTTTCTGTGCTGGAGCATATTTATAGGGTCTAACATTGACAGGTTGAGCACCCGGGATCGGGGGAATGTTGTGATCAAACTGTCTGGTAGGGGGTAGTGTTGATGGTTCTTGAAACAAGTGGCCATTTGGAGCAAGAAGGTGCTGTATTTCAGGCAATTCATGGACAACACTGTCATTTGTCACAGCCTGAACAGAGACATCTGGGTGCTCAATACTGGAAGTTTGAGAGTAAGCTTTCAGCTGAAGGCAATGAGACACTGCTCCTCTTCTAAGTAGGCCTTTCAGCTTTCTTGCACTGATAGCAGTACACTTGGATGTGTCTGACCTTACCCCAAATAGCTTAATTCTTTTCGCTTTGTAAGTGAAGGACATCATTTTATTCTTCCAGTGGACAACTATGGGGTTGCATTCTTCAAGCCAGTCTTCACCCAAGATCATATCATAGCACTATAATGGAAGAATGCCATCATCAGAAGCAAACTGGTGACCCTGCACAGTCCATTGCAATTCAGGAATTCTCTGATTACAAGCCATTGGACTCTCATCAGCAGCTAAGAATTTGGTGGTTGCATAGATTTGAGAGGTAATTTGTAGGCGAGATGCTAACTGCTCACTAATAAATGTCCCAACACTGCCTGAATCCACCAGAATCAGCACATCATGATTACCAATCATACCCTGTAGTTTCATTGTTCTCCTCTGGGTAGACTGCTGAACAGGACTAGTGCCAACTGCCATAACAGCACCCTGATCGACTTCCTCATCGCTTGCCATGTCATCAGGATCATCAAAATGTTCCAAAGCATCCAATAGCTCTTCAATTACATGGAGGGAGACCTGTGGAGGACATTTGACCCCATTTCTCTCCACACTTATAGCAAAGTCCATTCTTCTTTCTGAATGCCATTAGAGATTTGAATTTGTCTTCAGTATCAAACTTTTCAGGCCTGTTCCTGTTCTGCATCGTTCTGTCAGGGGTTGCAAACTTATCTGACTGCATAACTGAACGATGGCTGATCTTGACGGTATCTCTCTGCACCCCTTTGCCTCTGAGATTGTTTAGCTCCTCTTCTTGAAGTAGGGCAAGAGCACTTGCTGTCTGTACATCGGCAGGTCTGTGCAAGGCAATCACAGAATGAATTTCCTCTTGCAAACCCCCTAGTGTGCCATCATAGTGTGTGTTGTATAGCAGAATCCCATGGGACAGATGCTCGAAGTGTTCCAGGTATTCAGATACCGAACCTGTTTGCTTGAGGGTGTCCAACTGGCGCGGCTGAAGTTGGTACTGATCCTTGTCAAACCTCTCGAAGACCGCCGAGCAGAACTTGTCCCAATCAAGAACACGCCCACGACGTTCAAACGTCAGCAACCAGGACGCCACCGCGCCCGTGAAGTTCAGCGCCGCGAAGCGGGTCTTCAACTCCGGGCTTACCGAGAATACCTCAAAGTACATGTCACAGCGATCCCGCCAGAGGCGAGGGTTATCACCATCGAATTTGGGGAACTCAAGCTTCGGCAAGTGCGATGTCTTGCCTGAAGCTGAGGGCGCAACATCACAAAAATGAGAGGACGATGGATTCGGTTCAGGGAACATACCCGTGACCGGGTGTGGCGGATGAGACCCAAGGATCCCACCGCCAACATCCCGGTGGTTGAGGTCATTGCGGTGCCCACTGGGCCGCTTCAAGGTCGATGCAGATGGGCGCATCTCTTGTTGTGGAGCCATGTTGAGATCGAACTGAGATGTCCATCTCGAGGGCGGATGCGGAGGGGCGGTGAGGGGTCtctgtggtggtggcggtggtggtggtggtggtgccacCTCCAAACACTGCAGATGCAATGCCGTGCTCTCCGATTTGGTGAGCAACGTGGTCGTCGCCGCCTCCGCGGTCGTCCTCCATGCCTCCAAACCCGTGAGCTTGGTCAGCATCTAATTCAAGAGCACGTCGAATCCATCAAGCTTCTTCGAGACGTCGTCCATGGAGGAAGTCATCTGGGCCTCAAACTTGGTGGGCTTCCTCGGCGCCAGATCGCCAGAAAGGTGTGAAGCAGGGCGCCCGTTCCTCGACTAGACCTAAGCGGCACATGAgggggtggacggcggcgccgggctgGCTAACCGTCGAtttgcggtggccgccgccgactggGAGTCGGTGGGCGGGGCGTGGACGCCGGGATCGGAAGATCACCGGCGGAGCAGACCTAGGATGTTGTGGGTGGCTCCGGTCAGGAACGGGTAGCGGCGGTGAACTCGGCAGTAGCGCGCCGGGGATCGAAGAATCTGATACCAACTGTTAGGGTCCGGCGCAAGAACTAGGGAGATTTCAGATAGTTTGGGGATAAATCGGCAAGAACAGAGTTAcaacagggaggaagaagacgggGAAGAACAGGACAATGAATTGTTCACCGCATAACTGCCTCCTCCACGAGTCTCTTTGCACCCTTATACCCGAGTGGACAGAGTTACAAACAGAATACATGGGCCTGGCCCAGCCTACTGTAGTACTACTCACTATGGCGGCCCATCTAGCCGTGACACTCTTGTTTGCTTCTAGTTACAGGGAAAAACTAAGTGTCATCTTAAAAGCGAAAATGCATTGGCTGGCTGTATTCTGTTATGCCGGACGGTGCTATGTTCTTGTACGCAGCAAAGTTGTTTCTGTTGCTTCGCGGATGGCAGATCTGTTTCTCCAAAAGCATAAGCTGGAACAGATAGTCGTCTAAGGGCCGTGTCCCATCCTCGGATTGTGTCGGACAGGCCCGCGGAGGCATGGCGATTGGCGAAAGAGGTTCCCGTTGAGTATCGTAGGatatgtttttcaaaaaaaaaagagagtatcGTAGGATAGCCAAAAAAAGACAAGAAATGTAGTGTGGCCGTGCCAAAAGTGGTTGATGCCGCCGCTACAGGGCAGGATTAGAGAGGGAAGAGGTTTGGTCAGGGATTTGGGATTAGAGGTCTGCAGGATTAGATTAGAGGAAGGGGGCAAAGGGAGAGAGAAACTATTTGGCCAGCGATTTTGGATCAGAGGTGACTAGTAGGTGAGATGGTGTTTTTTCTGACAGCCTCTAACGGGCATGCTTAAGTTTGCTATCGTTGTCACGTGATCCCGCTACCGGCGACCATGGCAGATCTGCATCGGATCAGGGAAGACACAGTTTGTCGTTGCCGATCCACATGATCCGAGACCGAGACGAAAGCCGTCGTCAGTGAGAGGAAGAACGAGTACGGTGTACGGTGGCCGTGGACTGCAATCAGGGCCTCTCGAAATCGCTGTCATCCCAACATTACCATGCCAGAGCGCTGCGCATCTTGTGTTAGCTAGTTCAAGTATTCCCCTAGAGCCACTGTTTCGTGTTTGGCAATTGGCATCATCAAATAGTGTGGACTCAACAAAATATCAGCaggtccttttcctttttttttaaattccgGGCAAGAAATACTGACAAGTTGGTCTCAGCTCTCGATTTGACCGTTATCTTCACGCAGAAAGGTGCAGCAATATTCGATGCCCTTCGAGAAAAGGAGGGCGGTATATGTCCAGATGTTTAATCGCACGTCACTATCTATCTATCAAGCATCTGAATATTTCTTTCTTCCTTAATTTTTCCACATCGGCTGGTTTGGCTTGGCCCATAGGTTTTTGTAACGGAGAAAAGGTAGCACTCCTGCTATGAAAAGTTAAAGATATCTCGATCAATATAATATTCAGCCTCCTTCAAGTTGGGTGGATCAGATAATAGCACTATATATTTATATGCATGGACTAGTTTTGCGAGATTAACTTCATTTTTCCATGCACCGGCTCCGGATGTATCCTTCTTCTTTATCAATGAAATAGGCACAATCTTGTGCCcgtttgttcaaaaaaaatatttatatgcaTCGTGATAGCCTAACAATTTTAGTTATCCTTAGTTTGCTTTTCCGATCCCTTTTTTACAAAGACAAAATTTACTGCTAGGGCAAAAAGACTTTTGACCAATAATGACTATAGTAATATTTTATTTATCTGATGAACAttaaaatagatataaaaaCGTATTTTGGCGCATTTGACTAACATAAATAGATCTAGTAACGTTAAGTTTGTAGAGAAAAGCTATACATCAATAACATAATGATTAGTATAAAGGTTTGCCCTAAACAAATAAACGATATCGTCATTTCACAAGGCCCTTCTACGCACTATTACATTGATGGGCCCTACTCCATCTAATTCTCTATCAGTTGCGACTTTTTATATAGTCACTCCGTCCTACTTTATTTACTCATGCTACAATGAGCTCACGGTACACCCCGTTGCATGGTCGGCCGTCATACAAGCCAACAAACTTTGTGCGTAGGTACATGTCTTACATCGAGTGCCGCCGGCATTATCCCGTTTGCGAAGAGAAACCTAGCGATAATTTACAATATATGTAGTGGACATTTCTACTTCTGTTTGCTTTCTCTAGTGTCATCAAGCATCATGTGAAAGTACTAATGGCAAGTTGGCGTTTACCAATTCTACATCAGCAGCACGGGATAGAAATCCAATCATAATACTCCCttcgtttttatttacatatcgtattaggtttgtcctaagtcaaacttgacTAACTTTAACTAAGTCTATAGAAAATGtatagcaacaactatactATCAAATATATACACTATCAACGTATACTTCAGGGTGGATTCAATGAAATGAATTTCATAttataataattattttttctataaatttggtcaaaatttaTCAAGTTTGACATAGGACAAACCTAATaggacatgtaaataaaaacaaagGGATTAGTTATTTAGATATTTGATACTTTTGTCGTTATTGTATCTTGTCAGTGCTCGTCCAATAACTTTATAGGTATGATTTCTTAATCACACTTTGAGGTAGATGAAGAAATACATCACCCTTGCCTTGTCCAAATGCACCACGCCCTTGGCACATCACCCCTTCCTCCTtgctctctttttcttcttccttcatcttcttcttccacggATGAAAAATGTTGGGGGGCTCCTTGGGATGcatgaggtgtgtgtgtggtggtggtggttggggggggggggggggggctttgaGGAATTATCCCCTATCGTCACTCCACCTGGTGaacgtatcaggtgcaaaccaatctctccatgcaaactatggaaacttaaatctgagtcattggatcaacatccaaggagtACGAGgaattgggtaattttacaatctaaACCCtcccttggattgggtaatcacacttttataAATCTCCCTCACACCTCTCTGCGctcctccccttggatgttgatctgatggtccagattgaagtttctatAATTTGCACGGAGaaattggtttgcacctgatatgttcccctCCACCTGATCCTATCATCTTTATCTTGCTGTCTGCCTCTTATAGTAGTCCACTTGTTCCTGGCATCGCGCTTGCACATCCCCATCTCATCAACCATTGATCATCGTCGTCTAGCCTTAGCACTTGCAGCACCTTCTCTCTGACCTCCGTCTCTCTTTGACGAAATCCGAACACAAAGCACTAACTAAGGATTGGGAGCATCGATTGTGTTACCAACTAAAGTCTTATGCGTGTGGAGGCTAAATCAACCTTGTTCCCTTTTTAACACGGTTTATTTGGAGTACTTCAATTCAACAATGTTTATGATCTTCGATTTGTTCAGCAAGCTAATTTCCGAAGAGTACACAAATGCACGATAAAATCTCCATTAAATTCTAACTACTCTCTTAGTTCCGAATTGTAAACTGTTGTAGTTTCGATTTGAGTGAAACTCATCTAGTTTTGATCAGATCTATAGACAAGTTAATAAATATCAACAATATCAATCTACTTCCACTATATATCTTGGTAGTGCATTATTTGATATtgtaaatattaatatattttcCAATGAACTTGGCCGAAATTCGATAAGTTTGATCTAGATCAAAATTAAAATGACATGCAACTTAGAACCAAGAGAGAGTATGAAGCAATCTCAGCAGCGTGGCGCCACAGACTGCCTGGACAAATGCATGAGAGATTGTATTATggagtttgattttttttaatctgaACTCGAAATTTTGAGCTTGTTTTCTAAAAGAACCCTCAAGTGCAAGTTTTCCCGCTCAATTACTTAATCTAGTTTTCCGGTTGGAATCCGAAGTAAAGTAGCTCAGGTTCCAAGTTTGATTTCTCCGTTCAAACTGCATTGGAACATCACTCGAGTGTTGGGTACACGTatcttcctcttccttcagagttcaaaaaaaaaaatcaccgaAACGTTTCCAAGTTATCCTATGCAGGTCTGTGAGTAATTTGATTTAACAGTATTCGTTTGATTTTGCCATCAAAAGAAAatcatttcttttgttttctcgcTGCGAAAAAAGTTGCACCCTTAAAAACGGGCTCCCTGGGACGTGCCAATCTCAGGCCGGCTCGCCCGCACGCACGCTGCTGGATCCAAACCACAAGCAGACCGACAGCCGTGCCGCCTCCTCGGAGAAGAGAAGCGGCCGCGCCTGCGCCGACGCGCCGGGCCGGCGGGCCCTGCCAGCCAGGCCGGTGACGGAGCGGACGCCTGGCGACCTCCCCCGCGCACGTGTCCGCTTTCCGAGGCCCGCCGTCCCCGCCCCCCGCGCTTTCCTGCGTCAGCCGCCCCCACAGCCCAACACCCGCATC comes from Panicum virgatum strain AP13 chromosome 4K, P.virgatum_v5, whole genome shotgun sequence and encodes:
- the LOC120704878 gene encoding 40S ribosomal protein S30-like, whose protein sequence is MGKVHGSLARAGKVRGQTPKVAKQDKKKKPRGHAYKRMQYNRRFVTAVVGFGKKRGPNSSEK